The following coding sequences lie in one Musa acuminata AAA Group cultivar baxijiao chromosome BXJ3-1, Cavendish_Baxijiao_AAA, whole genome shotgun sequence genomic window:
- the LOC135628421 gene encoding EPIDERMAL PATTERNING FACTOR-like protein 6, giving the protein MDLRRDGCASKMALLLCCALVCLLSFRALLTSPHSDAGSPSSASHAQEAWAGGRRELRGGPGSYPPLCTAKCGDCTPCVPVHVAVPPGRPVIAEYYPEAWRCKCRNKLYMP; this is encoded by the exons ATGGACTTGAGGAGAGATGGATGTGCGTCGAAGATGGCTCTTCTCCTATGTTGTGCTCTAGTCTGCCTCTTATCCTTTCGTGCTCTCCTCACCAGTCCTCACTCAG ATGCTGGAAGCCCAAGCAGTGCTTCTCATGCTCAG GAAGCGTGGGCAGGAGGACGGCGGGAGCTGCGGGGCGGGCCGGGGTCGTACCCCCCGCTGTGCACGGCCAAGTGCGGCGATTGCACGCCTTGCGTCCCGGTCCACGTGGCGGTGCCGCCGGGCAGGCCGGTGATCGCCGAGTACTATCCGGAGGCGTGGCGGTGTAAGTGTCGCAACAAGCTCTACATGCCCTGA
- the LOC135586594 gene encoding uncharacterized protein LOC135586594, whose translation MCILCVVQRWSRRIATLLPWLLIPLLLFWAMSPFLPPGLRFEITSPRLACVMVLLVTLFWYEILMPQLSLWRTRRSARLRERRRALAIEMQKLRKTATRSCRNCHTPYRDQNPGGGRFMCSYCGHVSKRPVLDLPRSVGSSGVNDLVGKNGWMCNQDWSAEGGRNWVNPLPHYWLRDDQCSMERSCSSVVLFPCKLLFCFLASVNWLCRKAFRFSLREDGSDAVHRGSSNKRGDNGGNLQESRWEKVRRKAEEKRQAKLEKEMLEEEERKQREEVAKLVEERRRIRDEMLKAEKELSESNAADRERENRKVAEKGRHERRKDKDKGSSKSNSDVEDIDKRISRESERKREFDKKYENERRDSLKTTTEIHKSYTSGTLHGNKVTASKPRYFSRMTGNFLSSSRGLSGASFFGRNTQIPTTMNKVSKPTIGFMDHVSENKRDSQVAGDKMVKATSNGDSKVQAANIHQPPGQVAPRRTWHQLFTYSAAVCPYPDTTASTCQNVNNQLEAQSAQLVNQRSPPNYSVDSQNSMGPPLPFTAYSSVASASEAFSSSGSSLSAELLFPSAKDPELRSIADEAELFEDPAYVPDPISLLGPVSESLDNFPLDLGAGFLSSDKVEPQVLKSVSASGNISKPSPIESPISRLRVSDEKQTVFGQASCNSSSQDSHPVNANASQGTWQMWGTPLAQDGLGLGGPSSWFLPIGQKHLKQEVTEFPFPHNSMASLSEKESPTLLGIQSSQHVCDGNHQNGETYSLLGARMNISDHLMLKSPLQSLPVDGESLSLPPSLIDTTQHTDSTHSSPNRSSADCHFESSLANCWFSDRGLLGLGRMEWALDGPQRDEKSTLANPNVEGLFSASPDTESVWSFSQNETV comes from the exons ATGTGTATACTTTGTGTGGTTCAGAGGTGGTCACGGAGGATCGCCACCTTGCTGCCCTGGCTGCTGATCCCCTTGCTCCTGTTCTGGGCCATGTCGCCGTTCCTCCCACCAGGGCTCCGGTTTGAGATCACCTCGCCCCGGCTCGCCTGTGTAATGGTCCTCCTTGTGACCCTCTTCTGGTACGAGATCTTGATGCCTCAGTTGTCTCTCTGGCGAACCCGCCGGTCGGCTCGCCTGCGGGAGCGCCGGCGTGCCCTTGCGATTGAGATGCAGAAGCTTCGGAAGACTGCCACCCGCAGCTGCCGCAACTGTCACACTCCATACCGAGACCAGAACCCTGGTGGAGGCCGTTTCATGTGCTCTTACTGCGGACATGTTTCTAAGAGGCCGGTCCTGGACCTTCCACGGTCAGTTGGGAGTTCAGGAGTCAATGATCTTGTTGGAAAGAATGGATGGATGTGTAATCAGGATTGGTCGGCCGAGGGAGGTAGGAATTGGGTCAACCCCCTTCCCCACTATTGGCTAAGGGATGATCAGTGTTCGATGGAGAGGTCATGTTCAAGTGTGGTGCTTTTTCCTTGCAAGCTACTCTTTTGTTTCTTAGCAAGTGTGAACTGGCTGTGCCGAAAAGCTTTTAGGTTTAGTTTGAGGGAAGATGGTTCTGATGCAGTCCACAGAGGGTCATCGAATAAGAGAGGGGACAACGGAGGAAACCTGCAGGAGAGCAGATGGGAGAAAGTTAGAAGGAAAGCTGAGGAGAAGCGTCAGGCGAAGCTGGAAAAGGAGATGCtggaagaggaagagagaaagcaaAGGGAGGAGGTAGCAAAGCTGgtggaagaaaggaggagaataCGTGATGAAATGCTGAAAGCCGAGAAAGAGTTGTCAGAGAGCAATGCAGCTGACAGGGAAAGGGAGAACAGGAAGGTTGCCGAGAAAGGAAGGCATGAAAGGAGGAAGGACAAGGATAAGGGATCCAGCAAAAGCAATTCTGACGTTGAGGACATAGACAAGAGGATAAGCAGGGAAAGTGAAAGAAAGCGTGAGTTTGACAAGAAGTATGAGAATGAAAGACGAGATTCATTGAAAACCACAACAGAGATACACAAGTCATATACCTCAGGGACTTTGCATGGAAATAAGGTAACAGCAAGCAAGCCTAGATACTTTTCTCGCATGACAGGTAATTTCCTATCCTCTTCTAGAGGTTTGAGTGGTGCCTCCTTTTTCGGGAGAAATACTCAGATCCCAACTACCATGAACAAAGTTAGTAAACCAACTATTGGTTTCATGGATCATGTTTCTGAAAATAAACGAGACTCTCAAGTGGCTGGAGATAAAATGGTCAAGGCTACTTCAAATGGTGATAGTAAAGTTCAGGCGGCCAATATTCATCAGCCT CCAGGGCAAGTTGCTCCAAGAAGAACATGGCATCAACTATTTACTTATTCAGCTGCTGTTTGTCCTTACCCTGATACAACTGCTTCTACATGTCAAAATGTGAACAACCAACTAGAAGCTCAAAGTGCACAGTTAGTTAATCAAAGATCGCCGCCTAATTATTCTGTTGATAGCCAAAATAGTATGGGGCCACCATTACCTTTCACTGCCTATAGTTCAGTGGCTTCAGCCAGTGAAGCCTTTAGTAGTTCAGGCTCTTCTTTGTCAGCTGAATTATTATTTCCTTCTGCTAAAGACCCAGAACTAAGGTCAATAGCAGATGAAGCAGAACTCTTTGAAGATCCAGCCTATGTTCCAGATCCGATATCCTTACTCGGGCCAGTTTCTGAATCACTTGATAATTTTCCGTTGGACTTGGGGGCTGGGTTTCTTTCCAGTGACAAGGTGGAACCTCAAGTCTTAAAAAGTGTATCTGCTTCTGGAAACATATCCAAGCCTTCTCCAATCGAGTCTCCTATCTCCAGATTGCGAGTTTCAGATGAAAAGCAAACTGTGTTTGGCCAAGCTTCATGTAATTCAAGCTCACAGGATTCACATCCTGTGAATGCAAACGCATCACAGGGTACATGGCAAATGTGGGGAACTCCGCTGGCTCAGGATGGCTTGGGACTAGGTGGACCTTCCAGCTGGTTTTTACCTATAGGGCAGAAACATCTTAAACAAGAAGTTACTGAATTTCCTTTTCCTCACAATTCTATGGCATCATTAAGTGAAAAGGAGAGTCCTACCCTTCTGGGTATCCAGTCTTCTCAGCATGTTTGTGATGGTAATCACCAGAATGGAGAGACATATAGTTTACTTGGTGCTCGTATGAATATCAGTGATCATCTGATGCTGAAATCACCCTTGCAGTCATTGCCTGTTGATGGTGAAAGTCTTTCACTTCCTCCTAGTCTCATAGATACGACGCAGCACACTGACTCAACCCATAGTAGTCCAAACAGGTCATCTGCTGACTGCCATTTTGAGTCATCCCTTGCAAATTGTTGGTTCAG TGATCGCGGACTTCTGGGTCTTGGCAGGATGGAGTGGGCACTTGATGGTCCTCAGCGAGATGAAAAGTCTACCCTTGCAAATCCAAATGTAGAAGGCTTGTTCTCGGCTAGTCCCGATACAGAATCAGTCTGGTCATTCAGTCAAAACGAGACGGTATAA